In Erigeron canadensis isolate Cc75 chromosome 1, C_canadensis_v1, whole genome shotgun sequence, a single window of DNA contains:
- the LOC122589678 gene encoding uncharacterized protein LOC122589678, translating into MSPHEALFGIKPPIHIPYIPGDTAIAAVEDIHGDREHMIQHLKMNLQATRNCMKQMVDKHRCDREFSVGDKVLVKLHPFAQHSLKNHRNRKLSPKYFGPFEVLQRIGKVAYKLALSREAQMHHTFHVSLLKQAHGSNLQVIPLP; encoded by the coding sequence ATGTCACCCCATGAAGCCTTGTTTGGTATTAAACCTCCAATTCATATACCTTACATCCCTGGTGACACTGCAATTGCTGCAGTTGAAGACATCCACGGAGACAGGGAACATATGATTCAACATCTTAAAATGAATCTGCAGGCAACCAGAAATTGCATGAAGCAAATGGTTGACAAGCATCGATGTGACAGGGAATTCAGTGTGGGAGATAAGGTGTTGGTTAAACTACATCCTTTTGCTCAACATTCTTTGAAGAACCATCGTAACAGGAAACTCTCACCCAAATATTTTGGACCTTTTGAGGTTCTACAAAGGATTGGCAAAGTTGCTTACAAGCTTGCACTTTCTCGTGAAGCTCAAATGCACCACACCTTCCACGTGTCCTTGTTGAAGCAAGCTCATGGATCCAACCTGCAAGTTATTCCTCTACCTTAA